A stretch of Deltaproteobacteria bacterium DNA encodes these proteins:
- a CDS encoding type II secretion system F family protein — protein sequence MSFWTITLYLSIPMFAAAGFLGALGAYDMFLAKFFSEVQEEETSFLKAFRQVALRQLGTFNRRFMWPSYEAKTRRRLIKAGEPAQLRPEEVMAMQEIGFVLGLIAGLVIGNAMDYLVVGMLLGALLGLYYPQMWLNDQIKKRHHLITRALPYNLDLLTLSVEAGLDFTGALGKVVEKGKTGPLREEFQMVLKQLKMGKTREEALKMMVARVDLPALTSFVTALIQADKMGTSLGKVLRIQSTQLRIERTQKAEKMANEAPVKMLFPLIACIFPTVFMVLFGPIVFAFSFGNNFN from the coding sequence ATGAGCTTCTGGACCATCACGCTGTATCTGTCGATTCCGATGTTCGCGGCCGCCGGCTTCCTCGGCGCCCTCGGCGCGTACGACATGTTCCTCGCGAAGTTCTTCAGCGAGGTTCAGGAAGAGGAGACCAGCTTCCTGAAGGCGTTCCGGCAGGTGGCCCTCCGCCAGCTCGGTACGTTCAACCGGCGCTTCATGTGGCCGAGCTACGAGGCCAAGACCCGCCGGCGCCTGATCAAGGCCGGCGAGCCCGCGCAGCTCCGCCCCGAAGAAGTGATGGCCATGCAGGAGATCGGGTTCGTCCTCGGCCTGATTGCCGGTCTCGTGATCGGCAACGCGATGGACTACCTGGTCGTGGGCATGCTCCTCGGCGCGCTGCTGGGTCTGTACTACCCGCAGATGTGGCTCAACGATCAGATCAAGAAGCGCCACCACCTGATCACCCGCGCGCTGCCCTACAACCTCGACCTGCTCACGCTGTCGGTCGAAGCGGGCCTCGACTTCACGGGCGCGCTCGGCAAAGTCGTGGAAAAGGGCAAGACCGGCCCGCTCCGCGAAGAGTTCCAGATGGTGTTGAAGCAGCTGAAGATGGGCAAGACGCGCGAAGAGGCCCTGAAGATGATGGTGGCCCGCGTGGACCTGCCGGCGCTCACCAGCTTCGTCACCGCGCTGATTCAGGCGGACAAGATGGGCACCTCGCTGGGCAAGGTGCTCCGCATCCAGTCCACGCAGCTCCGCATCGAGCGCACCCAGAAGGCCGAGAAGATGGCCAACGAGGCGCCGGTGAAGATGCTCTTCCCGCTCATCGCCTGCATCTTCCCCACGGTGTTCATGGTGCTGTTCGGGCCGATCGTGTTCGCCTTCTCGTTCGGCAACAACTTCAACTAG
- a CDS encoding FHA domain-containing protein has translation MGFTLTISEGKDRGREYTFDQAEVCIGRTAENDLVLTEAGVSRRHVKIREDGGQFFVEDLGSANGTKVNGNPVTEDELRDGDSVQVGPVIFAFQGLAAAGGDSTRIFDPAEVAKKAAATKKAQASAAQGAGAQKRAVTSVAPAVARAPASAARTSSPKNPGPANGASSKALAKRGPSAPAAPPKSASERARERRAANTPLAKFQLFWANASKGVRAGVVGGMGVVVLGLIFVIVRAATGGGGPSVLAGDESKNVFDIGPEANANDAWGVGVDGISHITADKAQFQFTFPVTAKKATATIHFTTSGIPKPEQVDVAANTVHIGFVQPSFGDQQKEQEIPIPTKYLKPNEKNKVVFDHLKNPPGQEPWFLTKVWVEVQQLPEDTPQNLMRRAREQIVVGDRAWEFRQVGADNTYRAWKAYQEAKLYLEALDQKVDELDVVRQKIKDAKNELDAICSKQMLKGVSAEQQGHADVAIQIYKGALSFFPEKDHPCFQQLHEKLNSLE, from the coding sequence ATGGGTTTCACCCTCACCATCTCCGAAGGTAAAGACCGGGGACGGGAGTACACCTTCGACCAGGCTGAGGTCTGCATTGGCCGCACGGCCGAGAATGATCTCGTGCTTACGGAGGCGGGTGTCTCGCGCCGGCACGTGAAGATCCGCGAGGACGGCGGGCAGTTCTTCGTCGAGGACCTGGGCTCGGCCAACGGCACCAAGGTGAACGGCAACCCCGTCACCGAGGACGAGCTCCGCGACGGCGACAGCGTCCAGGTTGGCCCGGTCATCTTCGCGTTCCAGGGCTTGGCTGCGGCGGGCGGCGACTCCACGCGCATCTTCGACCCCGCCGAGGTGGCCAAGAAGGCCGCGGCGACCAAGAAGGCTCAGGCTTCGGCCGCACAAGGCGCCGGCGCCCAGAAGCGGGCGGTGACCAGTGTGGCTCCGGCGGTCGCGCGCGCCCCCGCCTCGGCGGCGCGCACGTCGTCGCCGAAGAATCCGGGCCCGGCAAACGGCGCGTCGAGCAAGGCGCTGGCCAAGCGTGGCCCGTCGGCTCCGGCGGCGCCGCCCAAGAGCGCCTCCGAGCGTGCGCGTGAGCGCCGCGCGGCCAACACGCCGCTCGCCAAGTTCCAGCTGTTCTGGGCCAACGCCAGCAAGGGCGTGCGCGCGGGCGTGGTGGGCGGCATGGGCGTGGTGGTGCTGGGCCTGATCTTCGTGATTGTGCGGGCCGCGACGGGTGGAGGCGGTCCGAGCGTGCTCGCGGGCGACGAGTCAAAGAACGTCTTCGACATCGGCCCCGAAGCCAACGCGAATGACGCCTGGGGCGTGGGTGTCGACGGCATCAGCCACATCACTGCGGACAAGGCCCAGTTCCAGTTCACCTTCCCGGTGACGGCCAAGAAGGCCACCGCGACCATCCACTTCACCACCAGCGGCATCCCGAAGCCGGAGCAGGTGGACGTGGCGGCGAACACGGTGCACATCGGCTTCGTGCAGCCGTCGTTCGGGGATCAGCAGAAGGAGCAGGAGATCCCCATCCCCACGAAGTACTTGAAGCCGAACGAGAAGAACAAGGTGGTGTTCGACCACCTCAAGAACCCGCCGGGCCAGGAGCCGTGGTTCCTGACCAAGGTGTGGGTCGAGGTGCAGCAGCTGCCTGAGGACACGCCCCAGAACCTCATGCGCCGCGCGCGCGAGCAGATCGTCGTGGGTGACCGCGCCTGGGAGTTCCGCCAGGTGGGCGCCGACAACACCTACCGCGCGTGGAAGGCCTACCAGGAGGCCAAGCTCTACCTCGAGGCGCTCGATCAAAAGGTCGACGAGCTCGATGTCGTACGGCAGAAAATAAAAGACGCGAAGAACGAGCTCGACGCCATCTGCAGCAAGCAGATGCTCAAAGGCGTCTCGGCCGAGCAGCAGGGCCACGCCGACGTCGCCATCCAGATCTACAAGGGCGCGCTCTCGTTCTTCCCCGAGAAGGACCACCCCTGCTTCCAGCAGCTCCATGAGAAGCTGAACAGCCTCGAGTAG